GGAGACCCAGCTGGTCAACGCGCTCGCCCCGGCGCTGCTCTGCGACCGGCTGCTGCCGCTGCTGGAAGCCTCCCCGCACCCGTCCCGCTACATCGTCAACGTGACGGCGGTGGAGGGCCGGTTCGCGGTCCGCAACAAGACCGCCGGCCACCCGCACACCAACATGGCCAAGGCCGCCCTCAACATGCTCACCCGCACCAGCGCCGCCGAACTCGCCGAGCGCGGCGTCCACATGTGCGCCGTCGACACCGGCTGGATCACCGACGAGAACCCGGCACCCAAGAAGTCCCGCCTGGCCGGTACGGGCTTCCGCACCCCGCTGGACGTCGTGGACGGCGCGGCCCGGGTGTACGACCCGATCGTGCGCGGCGAGGCGGGGGAGCCGTTCGTAGGCGTCTTCCTGAAGGATTATCGGGTGGCGGAGTGGTGAGCGCGGCCCCTAGGATCACCGCGACGGGGCCGTAGCACAGCGGTCGATGCGCCGGTCTCCAGAACCGGAGGACGTCGGTTCGAATCCGACCGACCCCGTCACCCGGAGTGGGGCCGTAGCACAGCGGCAGATGCGTCGACCTGCACAGTCGAAGGACGCCGGTTCGAATCCGGCCGGCCCCACGCCCGGAGAAGCCCGATGGGGAAGCCCGAGGGGAAGCCCGGCGGAGCGGTCCGACGAGGGCACGCGGAGCGGCAAGGAGCGGGAATGGCCCAGCAGTTCGCCGGAGTCCCGTCGGTGGCGCCCCGCCCGGTGGCCGAACTCGCCCCGCTGCTGGCCTGGTTGCGCAGCGGCAGCGGTACCGACCGGCGGATCGACTTCCCGGCCGGCACCGCCCTCCCGGACGGCCGGCTCGACCTGTGCAAGCAGCAACTCGGCCCGCAGGGCGCCCGGTTGGTCGCCGACGCGCTCGCCGGGTCCGCCCGCAGCGGGGAGGACGGCGAGGCCCCCGTCCGGCACCTGCTGCTCGGCACCGACGGCCTCGGCGACGACGGCGCGGTCGCGTTCGCCGCCCGGGCCGCCGAAACCCCGGTCCGTACGCTCTACCTGGGCTGCAACGGCATCACCGCCGCCGGCGCCTGCCGGATCGCCGACCGGCTGCGCGCCTCGCCGCAGACCGTCCGCGCGCTCTGGCTCAAGCGCAACCCGCTCGGCATCCGCGCCGGGCAGGCCGCCGCCGAACTGATCGCCGCCGCCGAGCGGTTGCGCACCCTCGACCTGGTGCAGACCGGCCTGGACGCCGCCGGGCTGGCCGTCCTCGCCGACGCCCTGCTCACCGGCGGGCGCCGCTTCGAGCGGCTCTACGTCGGCGGCAACCCGCTCGGCCCGGCCGGGGCCGAACCGCTCGCCCGGCTGATCGCCGCCGGAGCCGCCGACGAGCTGTACGCCTCCGCCGCCGGCCTCGGCGACCGTGGCGCGCGCACCCTGGCCGCCGCGCTGCGCACCGCCCCGCACGGGCGGCTGCGCCGCCTCTCGCTGGCCAGTTCGGGCCTCGGGCCGGACGCGGCGGCCGAGTTGACGGCCGCGTCGGCCGCCGCCGGGGTGGAGCTGCTGGACCTCGGGCGGGTCCCGGCGGCCCACGTGCTGGGGGCCGCCGACAACCGGGTCGACCTGGCCGCCGCCGACCGGATCGGGGCCGCGCTGGCCGCCGCCCCGCACCGCCTCGACCACCTG
This is a stretch of genomic DNA from Kitasatospora fiedleri. It encodes these proteins:
- a CDS encoding leucine-rich repeat domain-containing protein; its protein translation is MAQQFAGVPSVAPRPVAELAPLLAWLRSGSGTDRRIDFPAGTALPDGRLDLCKQQLGPQGARLVADALAGSARSGEDGEAPVRHLLLGTDGLGDDGAVAFAARAAETPVRTLYLGCNGITAAGACRIADRLRASPQTVRALWLKRNPLGIRAGQAAAELIAAAERLRTLDLVQTGLDAAGLAVLADALLTGGRRFERLYVGGNPLGPAGAEPLARLIAAGAADELYASAAGLGDRGARTLAAALRTAPHGRLRRLSLASSGLGPDAAAELTAASAAAGVELLDLGRVPAAHVLGAADNRVDLAAADRIGAALAAAPHRLDHLVLTHTGVRSREAHRLLDHAVGAATPTRYLLGKGVAGSVRHRLNALSAAVPPPVQAPDVAAVHSVHRTAATPAER